Within Thermus sp. CCB_US3_UF1, the genomic segment TCCACCTCGGGGGCCGCCCCCGCCCTGGCGGTGCGCCTCAAGGAGCGGTTTGCCGCCCTTTTGCCCCTGGCTTACGGGGAACTCGTGGCCTACCTCCGCACCCTAAGGCCCAGGATCGCGCAAATCCCGGACTTTGAGGCGAGGAAACGGCTTTGGTACCGCATCGTGGACCAAGCCCTGGAAGCATTGGACCTAGACCCTAAGGAAGGCCTGCCCAAGGCCATGGCCAAGGCTGAAGCCGCCCTGGAGGAGGTATGGACAAGGTAAAGGCCGTCAAGACCCTGGTAGGGGAAGCCCTGGCCCAAAGCCAGAACCCCTGCTTCACCTGCAGCTTCCAGGCCGAGGACGTGGCGGTGCTCCACCTGCTTCTGGAGCTCAGGCCCGACATCCCCGTCCTTTTCCTGGACACCGGCTACCACTTCCCCGAGGTCTACGCCTACCGGGACGAGATGCAAAGGCGTCTGGGCTTCTGCCTGGTGAACCTCACTCCCGCCCTTTCCCGGGAGGAGCAAGAGCGCCGCTACGGCAACCTCTACCAGAGCGACCCCCACCGTTGCTGCCAAATCCGCAAGGTGGAGCCCCTTTTCCAGGCCCTGGAGGCCTACGACACCTGGTTCACGGGGCTGAGGCGGGAGCAATCCCCCACCCGGGCCCACCTCCAACCCCTGGAGGAGGCCCTTCTCCCCTCGGGCCACCGCCTCAAGAAGGTGAACCCCCTTTACGACTGGAGCCTTAAGGAGGTCTTCGCCTACCTGGCAGTGCAAGGCCTCCCCTACCTGCCCCTTTACGACCAGGGCTACCTCTCCATCGGCTGCGCCCCCTGCACGGCCAAGCCCCTGGACCCCAATGACCCCCGCTCGGGGCGTTGGGCAGGGAAGGGCAAGCTGGAGTGCGGCATCCACCTGCACGGGAAGGAGGGATAGATGGCCTTTCTTCTGGGCTTTCTCATCGCCTTCGCCATCGGGGTCACGGGGGTAGGGGCAGGCACCATCACCGCCCCCCTCCTCATCCTTCTCCTGGGGCTTCCCCCGGAGGTGGCTGTGGGCACGGCCCTCCTCTTCGGCTTCCTGGTGAAGGTACCCGCGGGTGGGGTTTACCTCCTGCGGCGACAGGTGGACGCCCAGGCCCTTTTCCGCCTCCTCCTCGGGGGGGTGCCGGGGGTGCTTTTGGGAAGCGTCCTCCTCACGGGCCTCAAGGGGGCCAAGGACCTCATCCTCCTGCTGGTGGGGCTCACCGTGGCGGTCTCGGCGGGGCTCGGGCTTTGGCGCAGCCTCAAGGGCAACCCCAGGGGTCAGGAAAGGCCCGGGCTACTGCCCCCTGGGGCCTTTGGCATCGGCCTCGAGGTGGGCTTCTCCTCTGCCGGGGCAGGGGCTTTGGGCACCCTTCTCCTCCTTTACGCCACCCGCCTTTCCCCCCAGAAGGTGGTGGGCACGGATCTCCTCTTCGGCCTGGTCCTGGCCCTGCTGGGCGGGGGGGTGCACCTCCTCCTGGGCCAGGTGGACCCCGGCCTCCTCCTCGGCCTGAGCGCGGGCGGGGTCCTGGGGGCGGGCGCGGGGGCCCTTTTCGCCACCTGGCTCCCCCGGGAACCCTTGCGGCTGGTCCTCCTCCTCTGGCTCCTTTTCATCGGCGGGCAGCTGGTCTACCGGGGGGTGGCCCATGGGTAGGGTCTACCTGGTGGGGGCCGGCCCTGGGGACCCGGAGCTCCTCACCCTCAAGGCCCTCCGCCTCCTCCGGGA encodes:
- a CDS encoding sulfite exporter TauE/SafE family protein; this translates as MAFLLGFLIAFAIGVTGVGAGTITAPLLILLLGLPPEVAVGTALLFGFLVKVPAGGVYLLRRQVDAQALFRLLLGGVPGVLLGSVLLTGLKGAKDLILLLVGLTVAVSAGLGLWRSLKGNPRGQERPGLLPPGAFGIGLEVGFSSAGAGALGTLLLLYATRLSPQKVVGTDLLFGLVLALLGGGVHLLLGQVDPGLLLGLSAGGVLGAGAGALFATWLPREPLRLVLLLWLLFIGGQLVYRGVAHG
- a CDS encoding phosphoadenylyl-sulfate reductase, whose translation is MDKVKAVKTLVGEALAQSQNPCFTCSFQAEDVAVLHLLLELRPDIPVLFLDTGYHFPEVYAYRDEMQRRLGFCLVNLTPALSREEQERRYGNLYQSDPHRCCQIRKVEPLFQALEAYDTWFTGLRREQSPTRAHLQPLEEALLPSGHRLKKVNPLYDWSLKEVFAYLAVQGLPYLPLYDQGYLSIGCAPCTAKPLDPNDPRSGRWAGKGKLECGIHLHGKEG